The Cynocephalus volans isolate mCynVol1 chromosome 16, mCynVol1.pri, whole genome shotgun sequence DNA segment TCTAACTAGTATAAAATTTGAAAGCAGAGTTCCATTCTGGAAGCAGCATGCTAATGTGGGTGAGAGAGCAgagatcaaaagagaaaattacccAAAGGCTTGGTGGTGAAGGTGTTTATCCTTTGTTATTTTGTGGGTGAAAAAGCTTTCTGTTGCCCTCTTGAATTATTGCCTCTCATTTATTATTCACTATAACAAATGTTGTtcctgtttattaaaaaaaaattttttttaaagagaaatgcctatttaactcctttgcccactttttaattgtcacttgtttttttttttttgctgcaaaTCAACAAACTTCTTTTTGAGTACGCACAAAGTACCAGTAGAATGGCCAGAAAAGTATATCAATTGTCAGTAATGTTGCTAACTCTGTGCTGAGAAGAATTTTTAGACTTTTAATCTGTATCACTTAAAGTATTCCTGGCATCTAATAATTTCTGTGTCAACACCAGCTATAGGACAGGACAGTATGGAAAATGTGTGTTGATTCAACTGGACTATTATTGGTAACCAAGCTCATCGTGGAAGAAAAGATAGGATCTTTGAAGGGGATTAGtatttttttgtctggctttgtaTATGGGTTGCTAGGGTGAGGATTCAACTTTAtccttctgttgttttgtttgccCAGCTGGTTTATAACTGGGAAAATTCTGACTCAAGATGAAAGGGCTCGCTACCATAGGGCATTTAATTGGGGATTTCCACTGAGAACTAGGCCCTCGGGGAGTTCTCTTCCATTAAATTACCCCAAATTCACCTCGACAGCGGAGGAATCTATTAGCAGGAATTAAAGCATTCTGTGTGACAAGAGAAAATTTCCTTTACCTATAATGTTATTCTTGTTCTTTTATGTTTACTTTAATCAAAATTTTGGAAGGGCTTCTGCAAATAGGAAGACTTGAATATGGCTCATGTCCCTTTTCCTACCATCTCCAGGCTGTTTGCATTTTGATAGTTGaacatactgttttctacaggcTGCTAGGGATATGTCAAGCCTTGGGCTCTGATTTTGCCCTAGAGGAAAAATGGTCACGGGACTCTGTCCCACATGGACTAGGAAACACCAGAGAAGTGTCAGAGTGTGGGAACAGAGCTGGAAAGCAGCTGGAAAGAGCTTGGCACTTGAAATCCTGAAGACCCTGATGAAGGTCAGTAAAGGCCAGCATGAGGGTGTTCCCAGTTTCCATGACTCTTAAAAGGCCAAGaaggaggaaaacagaaatgtCCGTGCTCCTGAGGTGGTGAAAGTGCAGGGACGCCAGAACAGAAGTTTCCTTCCTCTCTATATGTTCAAAAGTAATCTGCTGTAGAATATGGAATATTAAGTGGTAAATAACAACTCTTGAAATAGAAGAGAGATGATATAAGAGAAATTCTAATATGTATTAAATTACCTCAGGAAAACCTGGGAGCTGATTGTTTGTGAAACTTGGGAACGTATTGTTGCGGAAGTAAAGATATTCCAAAAATCTCAAGCTGGAGATCGGGGGAAGTGGTGAAAGGAGTAAGAGTTTTCCCACAGTTTCGGCCTCctgggattgtgtgtgtgtggtggggaagaAATGAGGTGAAATAAAGTATCTGATGAGAAAGGATATCTTGAGGGGGAATAAAGCAGTATTTTGTTGCCAGTCGTAGTTGTCATATGTAAGTATGATAGTGAATGAGAGGAAGGGGAATGGAAGAATTACAGGAATGAGAAACTCCTCTGGAACTTCAAAGTGAATTAGGAAGAAACCAAATATAATGAGTGACAATTGCACAAACCAGTAATACTAACcatgaggagaaaaagagaaaacaatagtggaaaacaaataataaacataaaataaattgaaacatatATAATTAAGTATATACAGTATTATTCCAAGTCTGaacaaactgaaatttcccaattAAAGGGAAAAATTGTCAGATGGGTTTTCAAACACCCAGCTATATGATGTTTTCAGGAAATATACTTCAatcaaataataaagaatattgaAAATAAGGAATGGGCAATGATATACAAGGCAAATgcaaacaagaagaaatcaatACTGACAACAGTAATATTGAACAAAGTAAGATTTAAAGCATCAAAAGGATGTAAATAAGAGGGATATCAAACGGCAAAATTTATGAAGAATGTTATAACAGTCATAAATCTGTAAATACCACACAGTTAAACATAAAGCAAAGAATATTAGACATGCgagaagaattttataaaaatgcaattttataaaCCTCAGACTTCAGATCTTTTAAAATGGGAAGATCTAGTAGACAAAATACAATTAAAGACATAAAGCAATTAAACAATACAACTAATAAACTTGGTTTCCTAATATATATAGAATTCTGTGTGTTCTCTAGAGACTAGAcattatttttcatatacctacagatttacaaaaatatgataagatcataataaaaactttaacaAGATAAAGATTCTCTTTAACATCTTAGAGGACACATTATGTGATCATAACTCTAaacttaaaatgtaataaaaaagaaaagaaaattaagaaatatagtCCTAAATAATCCTGGCATCAATTACAAGCTTTCTAGTAGAAAGTAATAGAGAACTCCTCATAATGAAACTAAAAGGATGCATTAAACTTCTTCATTATTAAAGCAGAAAGCCAGAAAGAAACCAAGCACCCCTCCctaggtggggtggggggaggagcaaccacaaaggaataaacaaaaatctATGAGGTGGAAATTAatataggtaaaaataaaaattaacaaaagagaaaacatagtgCAAGACAGTGATCAGTGAATCCAAAAGCCACTTCTCTGAAAGACCAGTAAGATATAGTTTGGTCTCATGTGCCtgattaagaagaaaagagaacaagaCATTTAAGAGTAAGACAAGAAAGGAGACTGTATCATTCAGGGTCCTGGCAGGTAAGACACGGCATTTTCAAATGGCATAACTGAGGAACAAAGACATAACCCCTAATCTTTGGAGGAGTCTAATCTCATTGAGAAAATAATGCTTAACAGGAAAAATTGGATAATGTGGCAAGTCAATATGTATATGATTGTGCAGATATGAgcgtactttaaaaagtttgtggaaaggtttatattatcttttaattatatttttccatgaagttttcaaACTACCCTTGTAATAATAAAGGAATTCAGGAAAGAGAAATCCTTGCAGGCTAGAAAACTGGGAAAGGCTTGTTGAAGAAGTACAATTTAAAGCCTTAGAAGATGGGAAGAGTTTGAAttgacagagaagagaaagaatgttcTTGGCATGGAATGGCATGAGCCAAAGATCAGAGTTGAGAATGGGGTTTGGGAGAAGAGAACAAAGAGGACAGTAGAATATTTACAGCAGTGGCCAGAATGGGATtgacaggaagaagagagaaggttTACGAGCCAGGCAGAAGCAGGTTGTAGGGAGATTAACATCCAGGCTGAGAAGTTTAAATTCAATGAGTTGGTAATGAATAGACATATGAGCAGAAGAGTTTTTGAGCAGAACAAAGTAATGAAAGCACCATTTTGGGAATATTAATCTGGTGTTattgggaaagagagaagggacatGAGTTAGAGGGACATACAAACTGGTAGGATAATCCAGCTACCTGGTAATGTAGACCAGGGTTAATGCTTAATCTTGGCATTCACATTGACATTTTCTTGGAAGCCGTATGGCCAAGGGGAAGAAGGTCTCTCATATTTCAGTTTGGAAGAGGCGGAGTCCAGGCTGTCAGAAGCACAGCAGCACTTCTGAATATCCCGAGAGGAGGGGCCCTGTGACTCCCTTGGATGCCctgcagccccccaccccagtggACTGCTGGAGGCCCAGGGCTATCTGGGTCTGTGACCCAAATCCTGCCTCGCTAAGGAAGTGAGGGGCTGTTCCAGCAGGAGGTGACTGTCACCTCTGCAGGGGGCAGGGAGGCTTGAGCCCCTTGATTACGGGACAAGGCTCACCCTTGTGGGCCAGAGCCTAGTAAAGGTTGTCAGTGATAGTGATGTCATAAATGAAGGGTGGGCCAGGGGTGTGGCTACAGCTGCTCAGGGCGTGCTCATGGCAGGGACTGCCATAAGGGTTCTGTTGCCACTCAGTGAGCAAGTTACCTGATTGGTCTGGGTCACTGTGCCCCAgagcttctatttatttatatgatgTCCCAGTTGCGCTTTTGGGCCCTCTGGCTTCTGACGTTTGCACCCTTATGGATGCTAGTTCAGGTGGCTCCCCTTTCGGAGTGGGCCGGGTGCCCTGTCCCACTGACCTCCATCCCCCCAGAGCTGACTGAGACTTGGTCTTTGCGCTCCTCTGAACTGCCACCTGGATCACCCCATGCGTTTAAATGCCCGGCAGCCCCAGGGAGCTTTGATTACCTGGGATCCTCTTCTGCCTTCCAGATGTTGGTCCGGTCTCAGGCAGTGGCCAAGAAGCTGATTCCATCGCTGGGCCCAGATTCAGTTCAAGAACTGCCCCCGGAGCCGGATCCGTTTGCGGTTCTACATCGGGATTTGCGTGACAAGCTGGCTCGGCCACAAAGGCTCCCAGACATGGTTCCAGGGCAAGACTGGGAACAGAATCAGGCCCTGGTTCTGCCTCTTGGACTGAAAAGTAAGATTCGAACCGTAGATAGTGAGAATTCAAAAGCAACCAAGTTTGTTGTTTCACCCCTGAAGAGAGATCTCACTCAGCATCCACGGCTTGCCGAGATTCTTGGAATTCCAGACACATTTGCATCAAAACCTAAGCATCCGAAACAAATCTTGCAGGATGATAATGGATTTTCAAGTATGGATATAGATTATCCTGAATTTCCTCGAGAATCCCAGAAGGACCCAGATGAGCATCTAGAGGCCCCCGAGCCAGTTGAAACTAATCAATTACAGCAAGAGGCtctatctcaaaacctagagCTCCCTGAAGAGATCCAATCCTCTCCACCCCAGCAAGACCCAGCTCAGCCTCCACAGCCTCCTGAGCAGGAAGAAGCTTCAACCCAACAGGAGGCCCTAGCTCACCCTTCAGGCCCTGCTGTGGAGGCCAAACCTTTTCCCAGTGAGCAGGAGCAGGCAGCTCAGACTTCTGAGTCTCCTGAGGAGAGTGAACTTTCTCAAACCCAGCAGGAGCAaccagctcagtctccagagcatcATGAAATGACGGTTTTACCTCTAGGTCACCAACAAAGTCAGCATTTAAGCTTGCTTGGTACCACTACTAAACCTCCAGATCTGCAGATTACCATAACAGCAGAACCTGCTGCAGAGGTGGGAACTTTTCCAACTTACCACGAGTCTACTGCTCAGCCCTCAGTGCCAACTAATGATGTGGaaccttctacaacccagcaggaggccccaactctgcctccagggcctcccgAAGAGGTTGAACCTTTGCCATCTCAACAAGAGGCTTCAGGTCAATCTCAAGAATCTATGAAGGATGAGGagccctctccagcccagcaggaggcTGCGGCTGAGCATGCACAGACCACCGAGGAGGCAGAACCTTCTGCGGCCCAGCAGGAGGCTGCGGCTGAGCATGAACAGACCACTGAGCAGGCAGAACCTTCTGCAGTGCAGCAGGAGGCTGCGACTGAGCATGAACAGGCCACCGAGCAGGCAGAACCTTCTGCAGTGCAGCAGGAGGCTGCGGCTGAGCATGCACAGACCAACGAGGAGGCAGAACCTTCTGCGGCCCAGCAGGAGGCTGCGGCTGAGCATGAACAGACCACCGAGCAGGCAGAACCTTCTGCAGTGCAGCAGGAGGCTGCGACTGAGCATGCACAGACCACCAAGGAGGCAGAACCTTCTGCGGCCCAGCAGGAGCCTGCGGCTGAGCATGAACAGACCACCGAGGAGGCAGAACCTTCTGCGGCCCAGCAGGAGGCTGCGGCTGAGCATGCACAGACCAATGAGGAGGCAGAACCTTCTgtggcccagcaggagcctgCGGCTGAGCATGAACAGACCACCGAGGAGGCAGAACCTTCTGCAGtgcagcaggaggccccagctctgcctccagagccccctgtgGGTGCCGaacctccagcagtccagcaggagCACCCAACCCAGCCTCTAGCACCCTCTGTCGAAGACTCAGTTCATCTTCCATTGGATGATGAGAAGACATTTTCACCTCTAGAACTCTCTTATATATTCAGAAGTCATGATTCAACACTGCCTAGTACAACAGTTACACATGTGGATGTGGAGCTCACCATGACTACTCCAGAGCCTAGTGCAGAGGTTGAACCTTCTCCACTCCAGCAGGAGGGCCCTGCTAAGCCTTCAGTTCCCACTGAGCAGGTTGAATTTTATCCAGTCCAATCCCATCCTTACTCCCAAACTCCAGATTCCCTTGAAAACATTGAATTTAATGTAGCCCAGCAAGAGGCCACAGCTCAGAGTCCAGATCCTCTTAAGGAGGTAGGCCTTTCTCCAGTGCAACaggaggcccctgctgggccaccagagccctctaagGAGGTTGAACCATCTCACCAGGAGACTCCAGGCCTGCAACTAGAACCCCCTAAAGAGGTCGAACCTTCTCCAGTCCCCCAGGAGGCTGCAGCTCCACCCTCAGAGCCACCTAAGGAGGTAGAACCTTCTCCAGCTCAGCAGGTGGCCCCATCTCAACCTGCAGAACTCCCTGAGAAGGTAGAACCATCTCCAGTCTATcacgaggcccttcctcagcctccaggtgCCCCAAAGGAGGCAGAACCTTCTCCAGTTCTGCAGGAGATCCCAGCTCAGGCTGCAGAGCCCTCTGTGGTGGTGGAATCCTCCCTGACACAGCAGTTGGCCccagctcagcctccagagccatcTAAGGAAGTTGTAGGTCAACCTCCAATGAATTATGAGATGACGGTTCCAgcaccaagtcaggatcaagctccgAATCCAACGACCAGTATCACAGTTCAACCTTCGGATGTGGAGGTTACCATAACTCCAGAACCCAGTGTGGAGGCTGAACATTCTACAGCCCTAAAGAAGACTACAGCTCCTTCTGCAAAGCCTCCCGAGGTAACATATCCACGTCCAGACCAGGTTCAGACTCAGCATCCGAACCCGACTCCAGTCACAGCTCAACCTTTCGATCTGGCACTTACCATAACTCCAGTACCCACTATGGAGGCTGAACATTCTACAGCACTGAAGAAGACTACAGCTCCACATCCACACCAGGACCAGACTCAGCATCCAAAGTTGACGCAAGTCACAGTTAAACCTTTGGACCTGGAACTTACCACAACTACAGAACATACCACAGAGCTGAAACCTTCTCCCACCAGGCAGGAGACCACaactcagcctccagaaccacctAAGGAGGTTGCAGCTCAACCTCCAGTGTACCAGGAGGTGAGAGTTTCAAAACCAGGACAGGATCAAGCTCAGCAACCAACGTCACGCAATGTTGCAGTTTGGCCTTTAGACCTGGAGCTTACTGTAACTTCAGTATCTACTACAGAGGCTGAGTACTCTACAGCCCTGGAGAAGAGCACAGCTCCACATCCACAGCAGGTGCAGACTCAGCATCCGAACCTGACTCCAGTCACAGCTCAACCTTTGGATGTGGAACTTACTAcaactcagcatccattggtgtCTTCTGAAAATTACACCCCAGAAAAGAATGCCATGGAGAGCATCAACCTCTGTGAGCTCTGTGTCTGCAGAGACGAGACACTGTCCTGTACTGGTCTCAGCCCAGAGCAGAGGCTCCGCCGAGTGCCTGTGCTACAGCCGAAGACCTACAACAGCACCTTCGCCGTCGTGTAAGGATCGCCTTTTCTCATTCGTTCACTCCCTCCTGCTTGGCACGGCAGCCTTTTCCTTGAGGTCTTCTAGgcctttctcatcttcccaatcCACTTTGACCGACTTTCTGATTTTACCTTTTGCTTGTCAACTTCCCCTTATCCTCACTCTCCTTACGGTTGTGCCCCCTTTCCAGGCTTTCACTTGTGATTGCCCTGACTCtttctttaattctgtttttctttatctccGCAATAACATTTCTTAACCTCTGCTCTCCTCCCATTTTTGAGCCGCACTCTTTACAGCAGGGTGTCTCTCCCCATGTCCTTAGTGATGAGACAACAAAGTGGTTAAGAGCAGAGtctggagccagattgcctggCTTTGTCATTTATTAGCTTTGTGAACTTGGGTGAGTTATTTagttctgtgactcagtttcctcatctgtaaaatggggattatgatAGTTACCATttcatagaattgttgtgagaTTTACATGAGTCAATATATAATATCAATGCCTAGCATACATATGAGTGGCAgtcattaatattattattgttcagTCCCTTAGTTATGTTGAGAACACATCTTTGTCCCTGGCTTTCTATAGATAACAGCCATTTTGTACCCAATCCAGGGCTAACTACTGTGGGAGCCACAGAAGTATGACATTGTCTCCAGAATGTGACCATGATAGGTGGGAAGAAACGGACTAGGCATAAAAAGGGAGGTGACATATAATTAAGTGCTAAATTAGATGCAGACAGTAGCTGTAATTCACCAGAATTTGTAATCACTGAGGTGTAGGGATCAGGGAAAGTTGCATGGGTAAGCTAAAACTTTACTAGGGATTTAAAGAGTGGCtataatttgttaaaaagataaaaaatagtgAGTACGGCCTAGGCAAAGCCATGGCTGCAGGAATGATCAAAATTTAGTAGATAATTGGCTGCAAAGAATTGGGTTAAGAAGCAATGATTATGAAAAAGCTTGAATATCAACTATAGGGCTTTGAAAGTTACACAAAGAGAGATGGAGAGCCATTGAAATTTTTAAGCAAAACAGATAAATGATTAAAACAGGAGGACTAACGTAGAATACATATTTAGAGTGATCTAGAAGGGGAAGCTTAATAGAGGGAGACTAAATAGAAAGCTGTAACAAAATCTAGGAGTGGTGTGGAAAGGGTCGGAATCAGAGTGGTTGTGGTAAGAGTGCAAAGAAAATCCTGGGAGCACCTCAAAAAAGAACAGATGGGACTTAGTAACTGACTAAAGAGTTGGGGGATGGGGTGTacaggaaagagaagaatcaaatatAACTTCAAAGATTCTGTCCTGGAAAACGAGGAGAAGGATGGTGGTATGACAGGTGGAAACGTGACAGGTGGGAAGGAGAGCCAGTTTGAGGGAGATGAGTTCAGCTTTAGGCATCTTTTATTATCGGTGAGCATAAAGCAACCAGAAGGCTTCTGGCTGAGTGCAAGTGTCCACTAGGCACATGAGCAGACCGGTATTTCTTTTGACTTGtttctgcccctccccaggggaAATCGTGTATATAAACTAAGTAAGTTGTTGCTGCGGGACAGGGACAGAGTTAAGGGTGAGGATTCAGTCATCCGCAGAGTTGAAACTGAATATAAGGAATCTAACAGCTTCTTTTAAACGTGTGTAATTCATGGAGACACTCCCACTTTTTTTTAAGAGCCATGAAAGTATATAGGGTAAAATGTGAAAATCTGAACCCCCATACCTCTTATCGCCCCCCCACCCTGCACCCTACTGAtacaggatgtgctcagtttccctgggctcaggtttcagaacatgcctctgggtttccagccacttcctgaggtctcagacccctcctctgagctctgccctggaggaaagctactgttgccaattagacctatttttagcaccaacagggggaaaatgagaccacagaggACTGGCTGATGCAAGCCAGTGGCTGGTTGTGCTCAGCTGAGACCACAGAACCTTCTGGTGCATGTAATTGGGAACTACCTCCTTAATTGAATATCCATTAGATAGaggaaactataaaagccgaatcccagctgaaggcttggttgttgctgttcactttcctggaggcGCCTGCacttggctgaggtgtgtatgttttactttgtatctaacttggtttcagcaagcagctgctcatccTCTTGAGGTGCCTGCacttggctgaggtgtgtatgttttactttgtatctaacttggtttcagcaagcagctgctcatccTCTGGAGGCGCCTGCacttggctgaggtgtgtatgttttactttgtatctaacttgcTTTCAGCAAGCGCTGCTCAACCTCTGGAGGTGGCTGCacttggctgaggtgtgtatgttttactttgtatctatCTTGCTTTCAGCAAGCGCTGCTCATCCTCTGGAGCCatcctgcactttgtactgaactttaagtatgtttttgtagcttttgtgttagacttgatgtctgtactgcacttaacttttgtgttaaacttggtgtgggccctgctcagtctctgggcTGTGCCACAGTCTCtccgtggaacctgtatttcttatgttatattaaacttgttctcactgtctactgtgactctgcccttgaattctttcctgtggcagagtcaagaacctggtaagaggactgggcagGTTGAGGCTGACTGCGGggcccctggaccctacctccaacatcactCCCTCCCATAACATAACCCTGACTTTTTGGTGTACGTCCTTCGTTTCGATCTCTTTCCTTCCCGTTTTTTCCCTAATGAGTCGATGCTTTATTTCTTGCTCAGTGATTTGTGCTTTTTCCCTATACAGTATGTCTAAGAGTTCTTTCCATGTCAGCACATTAAACCCTTTAATTTCTAATTGCCCTCACCCTTCTAGTACCTGGAAAGGTTTCTGCAGAGAGTTCTTAGCCAAAGCTTTGGTGTTATTTGGCATGGggattctttattcttctttgctgataatgatatatttttacccatttttctattgaattatttaccattttctcattaatttgtaGGAGTCAGTTTAGACACAGAgtgatttttagaaaaaagagTAATTAACTGGCATTATCTTTCCAAAAGATTGGTTAGATAGGAAGTTAAGATTCTGAGGAGATGCCTCATGGTTTGTGCCTGTGACCccacattatttctttattaattgtgCAAACTGGGAAGCTGATAGCTGTGGAAATTAGAAGCTAGTGTTTTCCGTGTTTGAATATCCCCCACGAGGTTGCCATGactcttttactttttctgttcattcttttccTACCTATTCAAGGATGTGAACTgtgtttcttcacagaaatttccAAGGAAACGCTATATCTTCCATTGATGAGCATGTGTGGGAAGCATACCGCTGGACTGAGAAACTGTGAGTATATTCTCTCCAGATAGGAATACAAAATACTACATGCACTGTAAGTCCTTTCTTGGTCCAGAATTTTGAGGTCAGTACCTCTGAGAAAAGGTATTTCCCCTTCCATATCCCAAATCAACCTCTATTGATTGCAGCCTTatggttatttaaaattaaatttggtgGCCTCTTTAAAATAACagacaatttaaatttattttttgttatattagTTATACTTGACTATATTCTTATGTGTAAAAATGAAGTAACAGGTATAGTGGAAACCCTCTTCATGCACTAATCCCTCACCCCTGAGGTAAGCACTACTCTGAGTTTTGTATATGTCCTTCCAGACCTTTCCCCATGCATTTGCTTCCATATATGTACACATAGCAAAACAGCTTTGTTGTgcagttttatctatttttttttacataaatggtaACATCCTACAAATTAATTCTTTCACTTCATGATATGCCTTAGGTATTTTTCGTTCCTAATACTTAACATAGTTACTCCATTCACTTAAACTCCTACGTTATATGCCATACTATGACcccttcttgcaatgtgataaGCTGGTGACcatgaagaaggccctcaccagatgtggcccctggactttggaattcccagcatCCAAACTAGCGCAGAAGAAGAGGAATCTTGCCAAGAAGACAGCGTGTGCAGAAGAGGGCCAAGCTCCAGCCCAACACACCCTGCGTCCCCCGTCCATCTGAGGCTCCACACCCACAGACCACCTGCCACTTTGACTCTGGAGAATCATAGCTCATGAGTgattcatgttgaaatctgacaGAACTAAGTGAACTTCGGCCAGTCTACTCTAAACAGGGTGGCATATGTGGAGAAAGTTGATGGAGAGACAGTTTCCTGTCTGGGAACCTAGGGGAGAAGTGCTGCAGTGGCCAGTTCCCAGGTTCTCAGCACGCGTTGAGTGATGCATTCAGATGGCCTTACTGTTGCCTAACGTCAGGCAAGACCCTCTACTTTTCTGAGCCCTGCTTTCATCCTCTGTAACATGGGTATGAAAACACCCACCTCACAGGACTGTTAAAGCGTTAGAAGTAATACTGAAAAGTATgcacacagtgcctggtacatagtaggtaccaAACTGTTAAAGACTGAAATATTCCCACACCGTCattcgtatgttgaagtcctaagctGTCATCCACCAGCCTTTCCACTTTGCTATTCACAGTAGTGGAGTTCTATCTGCTTTTCTCTTGTCCATTAGTGGATAAGAAAAAAGTGCTGTCGTTCTCTGTAGCCATTTGCCATCAAGGCCATGAAAGATTATAGCAACTGTCACAGTGGAGTTCATTATTGAAAGTCCTCAGGAGTTTAGACATTTACATACAAAATAAGTAAGCCAGCTCATTTGAGTCTTGACTCATGTGTAATGATCTTTAATGTGTATTGAAAAATAGTTATTCTTAAGTAAGGATAATCTACACCTCAGGTCATTTGCAGTTTCAAAAATTGGTCAGCGtgctttaaaatcattatttaagTTTGTCATCACTTGTATTATTCCTAGCTCATACTTTATAATGAATAACAAAACTACAATATTTCCTATGAAGTGTTCTTGCTAAAATGTTTCCTTCTTATATTCAGGTTGATCATACAAAACGAAATTGAGGCGCATTCTGTAAAACAATGGGCTTGAATGCTTAAAAAATGTCAGTGccatgaaagatttttaaaagatggggaACAGTTCTAAATTGAAGGAGACTAAAGAATCATGAACAGTAAATGCAGTGCCTGGTGTTTGGattctggctttaaaaaaaatctatgacaTAACTGGGACAGTTGGGAAAATTTGTATATGGACTATGTAGGAGACAGAGatattcatatttaatttcaCTGGGTGATAATAGTATTGGGGTATGTAGGAGAATGCCTTGGTTGTTATGGGATGCACACTGAAGTGCTTAGCACTGACAAGTCATTATGcctgcaacttactctcaaatggtttgCCCAGAAAATGTATAAACATACCCACACTGAAGACAGGTGTGGTGAAGTGTCACCAATTGTTGAATCCAGGTGAAaggtatacaaatgttcattataccattcttttaagttttctgtagatttgaaattttccaaaatgaaaagttggGACAGGAAAGAAACAGCAAACACTTTGTGTCAGAGTTGCGATTCCCATAGATGTAAAATGCTGGATTACTCTTCTGGGTCCATTCTTTCTATATGAAGATCAGAAGCTTCTACCAGACCAAAAGGAATAATATTAGTCACATGTAATTACCCTTCTAGGGGTTTGAAAAATGTGTCAGGCCAACTTATTGGATGCAGTTTTAATCTAAAACTCTTTACATTGTACTGCCAACTCAGCCTTCATGGACCCGTGAAACACACTTCTGTTTTGACAGTCATAATGT contains these protein-coding regions:
- the LOC134365178 gene encoding leucine-rich repeat-containing protein 37A2-like isoform X1 produces the protein MLVRSQAVAKKLIPSLGPDSVQELPPEPDPFAVLHRDLRDKLARPQRLPDMVPGQDWEQNQALVLPLGLKSKIRTVDSENSKATKFVVSPLKRDLTQHPRLAEILGIPDTFASKPKHPKQILQDDNGFSSMDIDYPEFPRESQKDPDEHLEAPEPVETNQLQQEALSQNLELPEEIQSSPPQQDPAQPPQPPEQEEASTQQEALAHPSGPAVEAKPFPSEQEQAAQTSESPEESELSQTQQEQPAQSPEHHEMTVLPLGHQQSQHLSLLGTTTKPPDLQITITAEPAAEVGTFPTYHESTAQPSVPTNDVEPSTTQQEAPTLPPGPPEEVEPLPSQQEASGQSQESMKDEEPSPAQQEAAAEHAQTTEEAEPSAAQQEAAAEHEQTTEQAEPSAVQQEAATEHEQATEQAEPSAVQQEAAAEHAQTNEEAEPSAAQQEAAAEHEQTTEQAEPSAVQQEAATEHAQTTKEAEPSAAQQEPAAEHEQTTEEAEPSAAQQEAAAEHAQTNEEAEPSVAQQEPAAEHEQTTEEAEPSAVQQEAPALPPEPPVGAEPPAVQQEHPTQPLAPSVEDSVHLPLDDEKTFSPLELSYIFRSHDSTLPSTTVTHVDVELTMTTPEPSAEVEPSPLQQEGPAKPSVPTEQVEFYPVQSHPYSQTPDSLENIEFNVAQQEATAQSPDPLKEVGLSPVQQEAPAGPPEPSKEVEPSHQETPGLQLEPPKEVEPSPVPQEAAAPPSEPPKEVEPSPAQQVAPSQPAELPEKVEPSPVYHEALPQPPGAPKEAEPSPVLQEIPAQAAEPSVVVESSLTQQLAPAQPPEPSKEVVGQPPMNYEMTVPAPSQDQAPNPTTSITVQPSDVEVTITPEPSVEAEHSTALKKTTAPSAKPPEVTYPRPDQVQTQHPNPTPVTAQPFDLALTITPVPTMEAEHSTALKKTTAPHPHQDQTQHPKLTQVTVKPLDLELTTTTEHTTELKPSPTRQETTTQPPEPPKEVAAQPPVYQEVRVSKPGQDQAQQPTSRNVAVWPLDLELTVTSVSTTEAEYSTALEKSTAPHPQQVQTQHPNLTPVTAQPLDVELTTTQHPLVSSENYTPEKNAMESINLCELCVCRDETLSCTGLSPEQRLRRVPVLQPKTYNSTFAVVNFQGNAISSIDEHVWEAYRWTEKLFILIEKYQKGPQGAVSDFCGIGNSQRKITLRKAFSC